The following coding sequences lie in one Aspergillus puulaauensis MK2 DNA, chromosome 3, nearly complete sequence genomic window:
- a CDS encoding uncharacterized protein (COG:Q;~EggNog:ENOG410PWIC;~InterPro:IPR013154,IPR036291,IPR011032,IPR020843;~PFAM:PF00107,PF08240,PF13602;~go_function: GO:0016491 - oxidoreductase activity [Evidence IEA];~go_process: GO:0055114 - oxidation-reduction process [Evidence IEA]) yields MKAILISQFGPPSVLTITDIPTPTPSPGEVLIKVAAFGINHAEMHMRKGEWAEWTPISGIECVGTVVSCFSGDFEPGTRVASLMGGLGRTINGSYAEYTVAKASNVVPLGEAAEKLSWAQLAAIPESYATAWTCLFRNLAVEKGQRLLVRGGTSAFGRAAVNLAVQAGVRVTATTRNEARRADLKALGVEGVEIERPQLSDHLERQFDAVLDLIGNSTIVDSLKLVHRGGRVCLAGFLGGLAPVPDFNPLLQMASGVHFSFFGSFVFGTPEFPLFDVPLKEIVNMVAEKKFKAEPSRVFKFEEIQEAHRVMEENQANGKMVVVVN; encoded by the coding sequence ATGAAAGCCATCCTCATATCACAATTCGGCCCTCCCTCCGTCCTTACCATAACAGACATCCCCACCCCAACCCCCTCCCCAGGGGAAGTCCTAATCAAAGTCGCCGCGTTCGGGATAAACCACGCCGAAATGCACATGCGCAAAGGTGAATGGGCCGAATGGACCCCCATCAGCGGCATCGAATGCGTCGGCACCGTCGTCTCCTGCTTTTCCGGCGACTTTGAGCCCGGCACTCGCGTCGCCAGTTTAATGGGCGGACTGGGCCGGACAATCAACGGCTCGTATGCGGAGTATACAGTGGCCAAGGCGTCGAATGTTGTACCGCTTGGCGAGGCCGCGGAAAAGTTGAGCTGGGCGCAGCTTGCTGCGATTCCGGAGTCGTATGCGACGGCTTGGACGTGCTTGTTTAGGAATCTGGCGGTGGAAAAGGGACAGAGGTTGTTGGTTCGTGGAGGGACGTCGGCGTTTGGGAGGGCTGCTGTGAATCTGGCTGTTCAGGCTGGGGTGCGTGTTACTGCGACGACAAGAAATGAGGCCCGTAGAGCGGATCTGAAGGCTCTGGGTGTGGAGGGTGTGGAGATTGAACGGCCTCAGCTTTCGGACCATCTCGAGAGGCAGTTCGATGCTGTTCTCGATCTTATTGGGAACAGTACGATTGTTGATTCGTTGAAGCTGGTGCATCGAGGTGGGAGGGTGTGTCTAGCTGGGTTTCTGGGTGGATTAGCACCCGTTCCTGACTTCAATCCGCTTCTGCAAATGGCCAGTGGAGTACATTTCAGCTTCTTTGGGAGTTTTGTCTTTGGGACACCGGAGTTCCCTCTGTTCGATGTTCcgctgaaggagattgtTAATATGGTGGCAGAGAAGAAGTTCAAGGCGGAGCCGTCGAGAGTTTTCAAGTTTGAGGAAATTCAGGAGGCACATCGAGTGATGGAGGAGAATCAGGCAAAtgggaagatggtggtggttgttaACTGA
- a CDS encoding uncharacterized protein (COG:T;~EggNog:ENOG410PII6;~InterPro:IPR019819,IPR019826,IPR002018,IPR029058;~MEROPS:MER0033198;~PFAM:PF00135;~SECRETED:SignalP(1-17)) — MRTFIIALLALSIGASATPSRRGDSGLPKAHVKNGTYEGVYSPGYHQDFFLGVPFVQPPVDNLRFQLPQSLNTTWEGSRGAKDYSLLCVGYGLDQTFYNQSEDCLYLNVVRPAGFEQKQLPVGFWIHGGGFVNGGAGDQRYNLSFIVEQSVKIGKPIIGVSINYRLSAWGFLHSNEVVGEGITNLGLRDQRIALHWVQENIAAFGGDPRKVTIFGESAGAASVGFQLTAYGGRDDKLFRAAILQSGNPIYYGEQNGTQSSQTYFESVVSEVGCYGAWDRVQCLREVPFLKLNATVGNYSGTGTFAPTIDGDFVQNYGSQQLKEGQFVKVPIITGANSDEGASLGPTGINNTEDFKATLSRFLPPSFQDAILEAYPDDLSVNVVASLGDQRPAPSYGAQFRRSASFWGDYYFIASRRETARTWASHGLPAYAYRFNAIPAGVPPEVGVGHFKEVGFVFNSLEGVGYRPDILPFEGKGQSYIDLAGLMSSSWASFIYDLDPNYYKGRDSKIPNWPKYDVEDPQDFVFDANVTSHAEQDTFREEGIALINDNALGVLHR; from the exons ATGCGGACATTTATTATCGCCCTTCTTGCTCTGTCGATAGGGGCTTCAGCTACTCCATCCAGGCGAGGGGATTCCGGGTTACCAAAAGCTCATGTCAAGAACGGAACATACGAAGGGGTGTACTCACCTGGGTACCACCAAGATTTCTTTCTAGGAGTTCCATTCGTGCAGCCGCCTGTGGATAACCTCAGATTCCAGTTACCGCAGTCCTTGAACACAACTTGGGAGGGTAGTAGGGGTGCAAAAGATTACTCCCTCCTTTGCGTTGGATATGGG CTCGACCAAACATTCTACAACCAATCCGAGGACTGTCTCTATCTGAATGTTGTTCGCCCCGCTGGTTTCGAGCAGAAGCAGCTTCCAGTAGGTTTCTGGATCCACGGTGGAGGTTTTGTCAATGGTGGTGCCGGTGACCAGCGTTACAATCTTTCATTTATTGTGGAGCAGTCGGTCAAAATAGGAAAGCCTATTATTGGTGTCTCAATCAACTATCGACTTAGTGCGTGGGGATTCCTCCATTCTAATGAAGTCGTGGGAGAAGGCATCACAAACCTGGGTCTGAGAGATCAGCGCATTGCTCTGCACTGGGTTCAGGAGAACATTGCCGCCTTTGGAGGAGACCCTAGAAAGGTAACGATATTTGGCGAATCTGCCGGCGCTGCCTCCGTTGGCTTCCAA CTTACTGCCTACGGCGGTCGTGATGACAAGCTCTTCCGTGCAGCGATATTGCAGTCAGGAAATCCAATTTATTATGGAGAGCAAAATGGAACACAGAGCTCCCAAACCTACTTCGAATCTGTTGTGTCAGAAGTTGGATGTTACGGCGCTTGGGACAGGGTCCAATGCCTGCGCGAGGTCCCTTTCTTGAAACTGAATGCTACGGTAGGCAATTATAGCGGAACTGGGACTTTTGCACCTACAATAGACGGTGACTTTGTCCAAAACTATGGCAGCCAGCAACTTAAGGAAGGGCAATTCGTCAAAGTGCCTATCATTACTGGTGCAAACAGCGACGAAGGCGCCTCCCTGGGCCCGACAGGAATCAACAATACCGAGGACTTTAAAGCTACATTATCCAGATTTCTACCTCCTTCATTCCAAGATGCCATCCTCGAGGCATACCCAGACGATCTATCCGTCAACGTCGTTGCCAGCCTAGGCGACCAGCGCCCAGCACCATCCTACGGTGCGCAGTTCCGTCGAAGCGCATCATTCTGGGGCGACTACTACTTCATCGCGTCGAGACGAGAGACGGCCCGGACATGGGCCTCCCACGGACTCCCCGCATATGCCTACAGATTCAATGCCATACCCGCCGGTGTTCCTCCCGAGGTCGGGGTTGGCCACTTCAAAGAAGTCGGCTTCGTGTTCAACAGCCTCGAGGGTGTAGGCTACAGACCAGACATCCTACCGTTCGAGGGCAAGGGCCAGAGCTATATTGACCTTGCCGGTTTGATGAGTTCTTCCTGGGCAAGCTTTATATATGACCTAGACCCTAATTACTATAAAGGACGGGATAGCAAGATTCCTAACTGGCCGAAATATGACGTGGAGGACCCGCAGGACTTTGTTTTTGATGCTAATGTGACTAGCCATGCGGAGCAGGATACGTTTCGGGAGGAGGGAATTGCGTTGATTAATGATAATGCGCTTGGTGTTTTGCATAGATAG
- a CDS encoding uncharacterized protein (COG:Q;~EggNog:ENOG410PIXZ;~InterPro:IPR002347,IPR036291,IPR020904;~PFAM:PF00106,PF13561,PF08659;~go_function: GO:0016491 - oxidoreductase activity [Evidence IEA];~go_process: GO:0055114 - oxidation-reduction process [Evidence IEA]) has product MNVARTMAGHAHLKEKLPEKDGNDRFREFSLAGKVFAVTGGARGLGLSLAEALVEAGGEVHVLDRLPEPDDEFKAAEVRANPDFGGSLHYKRMDVTDDTDTEAAMKDIARSKGRLDGMIAAAGVNHVEPALEQTPRSVDDLIHINYSGVFRSSVAAARTMMDHKCRGSILLVASMSGLIANKGMRSAIYNSSKAAVIQLTRSLAMEWSEVYQNGSGGIRVNCLCPGHIETPMVKKIMADDPETRGIWESENMMRRLARPEEFRGVTLLLMSDASSFMTGSTVVVDGGHTAW; this is encoded by the exons ATGAATGTGGCCAGGACTATGGCTGGCCATGCGCACCTGAAAGAAAAGCTTCCTGAGAAGGATGGAAATGACCGGTTCCGCGAGTTCTCGCTGGCGGGAAAGGTTTTCGCAGTGACAGGCGGAGCAcgaggactgggactgtCGCTGGCAGAGGCTCTGGTAGAAGCTGGTGGAGAAG TTCATGTTCTCGACAGACTCCCAGAGCCGGACGACGAATTCAAGGCCGCTGAAGTGCGTGCGAACCCCGATTTCGGAGGGTCTCTTCACTACAAACGCATGGACGTTACCGATGATACAGACACCGAAGCTGCGATGAAGGACATCGCGAGGAGTAAGGGCCGACTCGATGGTATGATTGCGGCGGCTGGAGTGAACCACGTCGAGCCCGCACTAGAACAAACCCCAAGGTCTGTGGACGACTTGATCCACATCAACTATTCCGGGGTCTTCAGGAGCTCTGTAGCAGCGGCAAGGACAATGATGGACCACAAATGCCGCGGTTCGATCCTGCTTGTGGCTAGTATGAGCGGCCTCATTGCAAACAAGGGAATGCGCTCGGCAATTTACAATTCGTCCAAGGCGGCGGTAATCCAGCTCACTCGGAGCCTGGCGATGGAGTGGTCAGAGGTTTACCAAAATGGCTCCGGTGGTATCCGTGTTAACTGTCTGTGTCCTGGTCACATTGAAACGccgatggtgaagaagatcatggCGGACGATCCGGAGACAAGGGGCATCTGGGAATCCGAGAATATGATGAGGCGGCTGGCGAGGCCAGAGGAGTTCAGAGGTGTTACGCTGCTTCTGATGAGCGATGCGAGTAGCTTCATGACTGGGAGCACGGTTGTTGTGGACGGGGGACATACAGCTTGGTAA
- a CDS encoding uncharacterized protein (COG:Q;~EggNog:ENOG410PIUT;~InterPro:IPR001128,IPR002403,IPR017972,IPR036396;~go_function: GO:0004497 - monooxygenase activity [Evidence IEA];~go_function: GO:0005506 - iron ion binding [Evidence IEA];~go_function: GO:0016705 - oxidoreductase activity, acting on paired donors, with incorporation or reduction of molecular oxygen [Evidence IEA];~go_function: GO:0020037 - heme binding [Evidence IEA];~go_process: GO:0055114 - oxidation-reduction process [Evidence IEA]) — protein MKLPYLTACCKEAMRMIPSVGLTLPRIVPRGGRYIAGQWFDGGVRVGVNAAVIHFNKEVFGDDAEEFNPERWFRANASRMDRYMFQFGGGSRTCIGKNISLCEIHKLVPEVLRLYRFEMVDPAEELKTMNRWFNKPRHLDVVVKNRSADM, from the exons ATGAAGCTGCCGTATCTTACGGCTTGTTGCAAGGAAGCGATGCGAATGATTCCTAGTGTTGGTTTAACACTCCCCAGAATTGTTCCACGCGGTGGCCGCTACATTGCCGGTCAATGGTTTGACGGGGGTGTGCGCGTGGGCGTGAATGCTGCGGTGATCCATTTCAATAAGGAGGTATTTGGCGATGACGCCGAGGAATTCAATCCAGAACGATGGTTCAGAGCGAATGCGAGCCGTATGGATCGATACATGTTCCAG TTCGGTGGTGGCTCAAGGACTTGTATTGGAAAAAAT ATATCCCTTTGTGAGATACATAAGCTAGTCCCAGAGGTACTTCGACTTTACAGGTTTGAAATGGTTGATCCTGCGGAGGAACTGAAAACCATGAATCGCTGGTTTAATAAACCAAGGCATCTTGATGTGGTTGTTAAAAACCGATCTGCGGACATGTAA
- a CDS encoding uncharacterized protein (COG:S;~EggNog:ENOG410PG7N;~InterPro:IPR007219;~PFAM:PF04082;~go_function: GO:0003677 - DNA binding [Evidence IEA];~go_function: GO:0008270 - zinc ion binding [Evidence IEA];~go_process: GO:0006351 - transcription, DNA-templated [Evidence IEA]) codes for MLATPDDFQMPLDCARNDVVAEPDPDLDDWHSISNDLPILDELLTVWQQPNWDTQGLFDLASHEPSTSLNLFSQSPKNQMQPYIDNTTVSTLARNPASTFPFLTRFLQYGGLLDSFECGSLFERQQIISPQLRRRCTRGTCSDDNDPAINIQDLPSEIGPVDVASPSFSEALFTRTECRPHLQYTQMLFTDASTPDDLINLTPNFMMDDQSHSTTTSSSGIHEVYQSTAVKIVQMIKEVAFLKPRGSKIPIDWSPVIEQACLEFFSPLNLEKSLILFWSCWYANCPILHKPTFMAETRSPALVASLALIGACVSPDPADRIRASVWFDNVEEVVFSDEFLQDESIEFSHDSVYDDPKIWGRLDALQAAFHICVLQNWEGSMESKRRIRRYRYTTVVAIARELGLEKTTLEDLQLKDFSQFKWTDFILLETFIRTATYIFLVDSYFVVFHHSPPRIMLAELQMDLTCSEACFEAETAEGCFALLCSWARSSQSQPRLSIPRAVELLCGTPDQSLDVFQSLSILNMFTIVTALHTLVFNCQTSLTCSESTITSAERGLMQWSWAWNNGCYMSKLRNFCAGEDMWKHTGFIQHGPEFCLLARVVLEQLKAQQDSNYESQAAWSSSNGRKSNGAKFDNSDMSQVTQLIRKFQHFSVSELQYPWL; via the exons ATGCTTGCGACACCGGACGACTTTCAGATGCCTTTGGATTGTGCCCGCAATGACGTGGTTGCTGAGCCAGACCCTGACCTAGATGACTGGCATTCCATAAGCAACGACTTACCGATATTAGATGAATTACTGACCGTCTGGCAACAACCCAATTGGGACACTCAAGGCCTTTTTGACTTGGCGTCCCACGAACCATCTACTTCCCTCAACCTGTTCAGTCAGAGTCCTAAAAATCAAATGCAGCCCTATATTGACAATACCACCGTATCGACATTGGCTCGCAATCCCGCAAGCACTTTCCCTTTCCTTACCAGGTTTTTACAGTACGGAGGACTGTTGGACTCGTTCGAATGTGGCAGTCTTTTTGAGAGACAGCAAATTATAAGTCCGCAGCTTCGGCGCAGATGTACGAGAGGGACATGCTCCGATGATAATGATCCAGCTATAAATATCCAGGATCTTCCATCGGAAATTGGCCCCGTTGATGTCGCGAGCCCCTCGTTCTCAGAAGCGCTGTTTACTAGAACAGAGTGCCGGCCACATCTTCAATATACCCAAATGCTGTTTACGGATGCAAGTACACCTGATGACCTTATCAATTTAACGCCTAACTTCATGATGGACGACCAATCTCattctactactactagcTCCAGTGGGATACACGAAGTGTACCAATCTACTGCGGTCAAGATTGTACAGATGATCAAGGAAGTCGCCTTTTTGAAACCGAGAGGATCCAAGATTCCCATTGACTGGTCACCAGTTATTGAACAGGCATGTCTTGAGTTCTTCTCCCCTCTAAATCTAGAAAAGTCCTTGATTCTTTTCTGGTCATGCTGGTATGCGAACTGCCCTATCTTACACAAGCCAACCTTTATGGCCGAGACCAGGTCCCCTGCCTTGGTTGCTTCGCTGGCCCTTATCGGCGCATGTGTATCGCCTGATCCCGCCGACCGCATACGTGCAAGTGTATGGTTCGACAATGTGGAGGAAGTAGTGTTCAGTGACGAATTCCTTCAAGATGAATCTATCGAATTTTCCCACGATTCCGTCTACGACGATCCCAAAATCTGGGGAAGGCTGGACGCTCTTCAGGCAGCATTTCATATCTGTGTATTGCAAAACTGGGAGGGTTCCATGGAGAGCAAACGGCGCATCCGACGATATCGATATACGACGGTGGTGGCT ATTGCGAGAGAACTTGGTCTGGAAAAGACCACTCTCGAGGATCTTCAGCTAAAGGATTTCTCTCAGTTCAAATGGACAGACTTTATCTTACTTGAAACATTCATTCG AACGGCAACATACATTTTCCTTGTCGACTCTTACTTCGTTGTTTTCCACCATTCACCGCCACGAATCATGCTGGCCGAGCTTCAAATGGATTTAACCTGTTCTGAAGCCTGCTTTGAAGCGGAGACTGCGGAGGGTTGTTTTGCCCTTCTCTGCAGCTGGGCTAGATCTAGCCAAAGTCAGCCGAGGCTTAGCATACCAAGGGCAGTGGAATTGCTGTGTGGGACCCCCGACCAGAGTTTAGACGTGTTTCAAAGCCTCAGCATTCTGAATATGTTTACAATCGTGACAG CGTTACACACCCTAGTTTTTAATTGCCAGACATCGTTGACTTGCAGCGAGTCTACCATCACTTCGGCCGAGCGAGGGCTCATGCAATGGTCATGGGCGTGGAATAACGGTTGCTACATGAGCAAACTCCGTAACTTTTGCGCTGGGGAAGACATGTGGAAGCACACAGGGTTCATACAGCATGGCCCGGAATTCTGCCTACTAGCTCGTGTTGTGCTAGAGCAACTCAAGGCACAGCAGGATAGCAATTATGAGTCCCAGGCTGCGTGGTCAAGCAGCAACGGGAGAAAGTCCAATGGCGCAAAGTTTGATAACAGTGACATGAGCCAGGTTACTCAGCTGATTAGGAAATTTCAGCATTTCTCTGTCTCGGAGCTTCAATACCCGTGGCTTTAG
- a CDS encoding carotenoid oxygenase family protein (COG:Q;~EggNog:ENOG410PJZ5;~InterPro:IPR004294;~PFAM:PF03055;~go_function: GO:0016702 - oxidoreductase activity, acting on single donors with incorporation of molecular oxygen, incorporation of two atoms of oxygen [Evidence IEA];~go_process: GO:0055114 - oxidation-reduction process [Evidence IEA]), protein MANIETPSWGKDGLYGLTSKWPVALDLAGSNNPCRLEGEVADLVVLGSIPTGISGTFYRVMVDPFVPPDERNVPIDGDGSISAFRFHEGRVDMRMRYIETERYKLERKAGRALFGLYRNPYTHHPCVRAAVDSTANTNLVYWAGRLLALKEVALPYSVDPDTLETLEYDPFKGQVNAKTFTAHPKVDPVTNELVVFGYEAKGLGTLDIVTYSLDAVGQKTGEFWLKSPWCAFIHDCVITTNFVVLFLWPFEASVERMKQGKQHWAWNYERPATFIVVPRRDGAGAQYGWTPGEHRVYSWRNCMPIHTAGAWESNDGKIYAESTRVHDNAFPFFPPEDGRMPDPETKGDFVRWEFDLRKPSGSMVPDPIVLLDVPSEFPRIDERFMGRPYNFVFLNVFIPKSSDGKKNIFQGLNGLAMLNKTTGVPQYFYAGDDSLCQEPIFIPRSESEGDGWVMTLVERKASNRCDIAVIDTKSFSTPVAIVQLPFHVKAQIHGNWVDATRREPGRSLARQYGEQIISGKGSLEPL, encoded by the coding sequence ATGGCCAATATTGAAACCCCGTCCTGGGGTAAGGATGGTCTCTACGGACTGACGTCAAAATGGCCAGTGGCCCTTGACCTGGCCGGTTCCAACAACCCATGTCggctggagggggaggttgCCGATCTTGTTGTCCTGGGCAGCATTCCAACGGGAATCTCCGGGACCTTCTACCGGGTGATGGTTGACCCATTCGTGCCGCCAGACGAGCGCAATGTCCCCATTGACGGAGATGGGAGCATCTCTGCGTTCCGCTTCCACGAGGGCCGAGTCGACATGCGAATGCGGTACATCGAGACGGAGCGGTATAAGCTCGAGCGGAAGGCTGGAAGGGCCTTGTTTGGACTCTATCGCAACCCATACACGCATCACCCGTGTGTACGCGCGGCAGTGGACTCAACTGCTAATACCAACCTTGTCTACTGGGCCGGTCGGCTGTTAGCCCTGAAGGAAGTCGCTCTTCCTTATTCGGTAGACCCGGACACTCTTGAAACACTGGAATATGACCCTTTCAAGGGCCAGGTAAATGCAAAGACATTCACAGCTCACCCGAAGGTTGACCCGGTGACAAATGAGTTGGTTGTTTTTGGCTACGAGGCAAAGGGGCTAGGGACACTGGACATAGTTACCTATTCACTCGATGCAGTGGGTCAAAAAACTGGGGAGTTCTGGCTAAAGTCTCCCTGGTGCGCCTTTATCCATGATTGTGTGATCACCACCAATTTTGTTGTTCTTTTCCTCTGGCCTTTCGAGGCTTCAGTGGAGAGAATGAAACAGGGAAAGCAGCACTGGGCATGGAACTATGAGCGGCCCGCGACATTTATTGTTGTCCCTCGCCGAGATGGTGCCGGCGCCCAATATGGCTGGACACCAGGAGAGCATCGGGTGTATTCCTGGAGAAATTGCATGCCAATCCACACCGCGGGGGCCTGGGAAAGCAATGATGGCAAGATCTATGCAGAAAGCACCCGAGTGCACGACAACGCGTTTCCATTCTTCCCGCCAGAGGATGGTCGGATGCCAGATCCAGAGACCAAGGGTGACTTCGTCCGGTGGGAGTTCGATCTCCGCAAGCCGAGCGGTAGCATGGTGCCGGACCCTATTGTGCTACTCGATGTGCCTTCGGAATTTCCAAGGATTGATGAACGCTTTATGGGCCGTCCGTACAACTTCGTCTTTCTCAACGTGTTCATTCCAAAAAGCAGCGATGGGAAAAAGAATATCTTCCAAGGTCTCAATGGGCTGGCCATGCTGAACAAGACGACAGGGGTGCCTCAATACTTCTATGCTGGCGATGACTCCCTCTGCCAGGAACCTATCTTCATTCCCCGGTCGGAGTCAGAAGGTGATGGGTGGGTAATGACCTTGGTTGAGAGGAAGGCATCAAATCGTTGTGACATTGCGGTTATTGATACCAAGAGCTTTAGCACCCCAGTGGCTATTGTCCAGCTTCCGTTCCATGTTAAAGCGCAGATCCATGGGAATTGGGTCGATGCTACTCGTCGCGAGCCTGGTCGAAGCCTTGCCAGACAGTATGGAGAGCAGATAATCAGCGGCAAAGGGTCACTGGAGCCCCTGTAA
- a CDS encoding uncharacterized protein (COG:S;~EggNog:ENOG410Q1Y9), with translation MPDREKPGTKTFTEATPLLQKAAPIVSAQECQQHKQLLRCFLNLKQTVSKTKGLFKTEYAHKNRNELDPIARQSAAEESRWSIYVSRAIHRFSVWWTSLSVTGTPGPGSSQLLEKSYGPHGGWTWTGDQMPPLEQMF, from the exons ATGCCTGACCGCGAGAAACCAGGGACCAAGACATTCACCGAGGCCACGCCTTTACTGCAGAAGGCAGCACCAATCGTGTCTGCGCAGGAATGCCAGCAACATAAACAACTGCTCCGATGTTTCTTGAACTTGAAGCAGACGGTCTCGAAGACAAAAGGCCTATTCAAGACAGAATATGCCCATAAAAACAGAAATGAGTTAGACCCGATAGCTCGACAgtcggcggcggaggaaagTCGGTGGTCGATCTATGTCTCGCGGGCTATCCATCGATTTTCTGTTTGGTGGACTTCTTTATCAGTGACTGGCACACCAGGACCGGGTTCGAGTCAGTTATTAGAAAAGTCGTACGGGCCGCATGGCGGGTGGACATGGACAGGGGATCAGATGCCTCCATTAG AACAGATGTTTTGA
- a CDS encoding uncharacterized protein (COG:S;~EggNog:ENOG410Q1Y9), translating to MTRLAWDNVHDPDNLPIECFRCQKQTAVPWTTRRGKGLADDGFLQVCQWCKFILRRDALLAQRLRRDLHLLLETNVPLPGTCWSVDDGLAPNETTDEFLKQPLVDLLLEETRPTNLFPNMTQIIKASTEAVGSQSVAMLHDIFEHYQYVGNSSCDLYAAVMRVSTASTLHLDSDFESSQIESRYIDFLRRQNKGSSRRSTPQTDIMDPLNLFWSTHLLRPHSYCALSRRFGNTVPVDWGLPHGSQTCSLCQTLCPPSFARRFIRGLTTLSEWKEWLSTV from the coding sequence ATGACAAGGCTGGCATGGGATAATGTTCATGACCCGGACAATCTTCCTATCGAATGCTTCCGGTGTCAGAAACAGACCGCAGTGCCGTGGACAACACGGCGCGGCAAAGGACTAGCAGATGATGGGTTCTTACAAGTGTGCCAATGGTGCAAGTTTATCCTACGAAGAGACGCTCTTCTCGCTCAGAGGCTCCGCCGGGATTTACATCTACTGCTGGAGACCAATGTCCCGTTGCCTGGGACATGCTGGAGCGTCGACGACGGCTTGGCTCCCAATGAAACGACAGACGAGTTCTTAAAGCAGCCTCTAGTAGACCTGTTGCTGGAAGAAACTCGCCCGACGAATCTATTCCCGAATATGACTCAAATAATCAAGGCGAGCACCGAGGCAGTTGGGAGTCAATCTGTAGCCATGCTTCATGATATCTTCGAGCACTATCAGTATGTCGGAAACTCTTCCTGCGATCTGTATGCCGCTGTGATGAGAGTATCGACGGCATCAACGCTGCATCTCGATTCCGATTTCGAATCATCGCAGATCGAGAGCCGATACATTGATTTTTTGCGACGGCAAAACAAGGGATCGTCACGGCGTTCCACTCCCCAAACAGATATCATGGATCCCCTCAATTTGTTCTGGAGCACGCATTTGCTGAGGCCGCATTCATACTGTGCCCTTTCCCGACGATTTGGCAATACCGTGCCAGTGGATTGGGGCCTGCCACATGGATCTCAGACTTGCAGCCTGTGCCAGACGCTGTGTCCACCTTCGTTCGCCCGTCGGTTTATCCGAGGTCTTACTACGTTGTCAGAATGGAAGGAGTGGCTATCCACTGTGTAG